One Halostagnicola kamekurae DNA segment encodes these proteins:
- a CDS encoding ABC transporter permease, with the protein MSVSDKLVGQFETEDDGYPVGLTLLSGAIAVAMLSPLVWIVFRVLQVDIDYALSIVARPTTVEILLTSLGLVATVTGASICLGVPLAFLTARTDLPFRRFWTIAVALPLVIPSYLGAFTFIAAFGPSGQLSDALAPIGIESIPSIYGFWGTTLVLTLYTYPYVFITTRASLLSFDQQLVEAARTLGTTRWQAFRRVTLKQLLPGIASGSLLVALYTLSDFGTPSLMRLDVFTRVIFVEFNAFGRRTAAMLSVLLLAITVVILAIESRIGDSSSGAYVGAGGSSGSDTTVSLGAWKGPALAFCGSVVTLCLIVPLAVLTHWLLRSPTQTARRGARFQWEFALNSVSVSLAAALVCAVAALPVAYLAARHRSRLAELFDRATYVGYAMPGVVLGLALVFFATSYEANLGNKLIFGVDVTPALYQTLPLLIFAYTIRFLPQAVGSTRSSVRRVDKSLTEAARTLGRTPARAFREVTLPLIAPGVIGGAALVFLTTMKELDTTLMLNPIGFETLVTYIWSVRESGYYGFAAVPALVLIVVSALSMVIILSQEE; encoded by the coding sequence ATGTCAGTGAGCGACAAGCTGGTCGGGCAGTTCGAGACCGAGGACGACGGCTATCCGGTCGGCCTGACGCTCCTGAGCGGTGCGATCGCCGTAGCGATGCTCTCGCCGCTCGTGTGGATCGTCTTTCGCGTGCTGCAGGTCGATATCGACTACGCGCTGTCGATCGTCGCGCGCCCGACGACCGTCGAGATCCTGCTTACCAGCCTCGGCCTCGTCGCCACCGTCACCGGCGCGTCGATCTGTCTTGGCGTGCCCCTCGCGTTCTTGACGGCGCGGACTGACCTTCCGTTCCGCCGGTTCTGGACCATCGCCGTCGCCCTTCCGCTCGTCATCCCGAGTTACCTGGGCGCGTTTACCTTCATCGCGGCGTTCGGCCCCAGCGGACAGCTCTCGGACGCGCTCGCACCGATCGGCATCGAATCGATTCCCTCCATCTACGGGTTCTGGGGGACGACGCTCGTGCTCACGCTGTATACCTATCCCTACGTGTTCATCACGACGCGGGCGTCGCTGCTTTCTTTCGACCAGCAACTCGTCGAGGCCGCGCGGACGCTCGGAACCACGCGCTGGCAGGCGTTCAGGCGCGTGACGCTCAAGCAGCTCCTGCCCGGAATCGCGTCGGGATCGCTTCTGGTCGCGCTGTACACGCTCTCCGATTTCGGTACGCCGTCGCTGATGCGCCTGGACGTGTTCACTCGCGTCATCTTCGTCGAGTTCAACGCCTTCGGTCGCAGGACGGCCGCCATGCTCTCCGTGCTGTTGCTGGCGATCACCGTAGTTATCCTCGCGATCGAGTCCCGGATCGGCGACTCGAGCAGCGGGGCCTACGTCGGCGCGGGCGGGAGTTCGGGCAGCGACACGACGGTCTCGCTGGGGGCGTGGAAAGGGCCCGCGCTCGCGTTCTGTGGGAGTGTCGTCACGCTCTGTCTAATCGTCCCGCTTGCCGTCTTGACCCACTGGCTGCTCCGGAGTCCGACCCAGACCGCCAGACGGGGCGCCCGTTTCCAGTGGGAGTTCGCGCTCAACTCTGTGTCCGTCTCGCTGGCGGCGGCGCTGGTCTGTGCGGTCGCCGCGCTTCCGGTCGCGTACCTCGCGGCGAGACACCGATCCAGGCTGGCCGAACTCTTCGACCGGGCGACCTACGTGGGCTATGCGATGCCGGGAGTCGTTCTCGGACTCGCGCTCGTGTTCTTCGCCACGTCTTACGAGGCGAACCTCGGCAACAAGCTGATTTTCGGCGTCGACGTCACTCCGGCGCTCTACCAGACGCTGCCGCTTTTGATCTTCGCGTACACCATCCGATTCCTCCCGCAGGCCGTCGGCTCGACGCGGTCGTCCGTGCGCCGCGTCGACAAGAGCTTGACCGAAGCCGCTCGGACGCTCGGCAGGACGCCGGCGAGGGCGTTCCGAGAAGTCACCCTCCCGCTGATCGCGCCGGGCGTGATCGGCGGTGCGGCGCTGGTCTTTCTCACCACGATGAAGGAGCTGGACACGACATTGATGCTTAACCCGATCGGCTTCGAAACGCTCGTCACCTACATCTGGAGCGTCCGCGAATCCGGATACTACGGGTTCGCGGCCGTCCCCGCGCTGGTGTTGATCGTCGTTTCGGCGCTCTCGATGGTCATCATCCTCTCACAGGAGGAGTGA
- a CDS encoding ABC transporter ATP-binding protein, which translates to MSSADLDDDPEQSTVLELEDIVRSYTSETAVEDLSLSVGTGEVLTLLGPSGCGKTTTLRLIGGLERPDAGTIELGDRVIAGDDGTFVPPEERGIGLVFQDFALFPHLSAAENVGFGLSEWNESERRARVEELLELVDLADHADDSPSELSGGQKQRIALARSLAPEPDVLLLDEPLSNLDVSLRVSMREEIRRIIDETGVTAIWVTHDQEEALSVADRVGVMHDGHLQQVGRPEKVFERPASRFVASFLGRAGFLSATAEDDTLVTDVGRLDADALVGVERSDWGTLLEEATVDVLVRPDDLRVTPTTENEADGTITRRQYQGPSFIYRVETEGGDTVQCLHGHTEVFDVGETVRVDLVANHPLVWYPHE; encoded by the coding sequence ATGTCGTCCGCCGATCTCGACGACGACCCCGAACAGTCGACGGTGCTCGAACTCGAGGACATCGTGCGGTCGTACACGAGCGAGACCGCGGTCGAAGACCTCTCGCTGTCGGTCGGCACCGGGGAAGTGCTCACGCTTCTGGGACCGTCGGGCTGTGGGAAGACCACGACCCTGCGGCTGATCGGGGGCCTCGAGCGCCCCGACGCCGGCACCATCGAACTCGGAGACCGCGTCATCGCCGGCGACGACGGGACGTTCGTCCCGCCCGAGGAGCGCGGCATCGGGCTGGTGTTTCAGGACTTCGCGCTCTTTCCGCACCTGAGCGCCGCCGAGAACGTCGGCTTCGGACTGTCGGAGTGGAACGAGAGCGAGCGCCGGGCCCGCGTCGAGGAGCTGTTAGAGCTCGTCGACCTGGCGGACCACGCCGACGACAGTCCGAGCGAACTCTCGGGCGGTCAGAAACAGCGCATCGCGCTCGCTCGCTCGCTCGCGCCCGAACCCGACGTCCTCCTGCTCGACGAACCGCTCTCGAATCTCGACGTGAGCCTCCGCGTCTCGATGCGCGAGGAGATCCGCCGGATCATCGACGAGACGGGCGTGACGGCGATCTGGGTCACCCACGATCAGGAAGAGGCGCTGTCGGTCGCCGACCGCGTCGGCGTGATGCACGACGGCCACCTCCAGCAGGTCGGACGACCCGAGAAGGTCTTCGAGCGGCCGGCGTCGCGGTTCGTCGCCTCCTTCCTCGGTCGCGCCGGATTCCTCTCCGCGACGGCCGAAGACGACACGCTCGTGACGGACGTCGGTCGGCTCGACGCGGACGCGCTCGTCGGAGTCGAGCGATCGGACTGGGGGACGCTACTCGAGGAGGCGACAGTTGACGTATTGGTCCGTCCCGACGACCTGCGCGTGACGCCGACGACTGAGAACGAAGCCGACGGCACGATCACGCGACGCCAGTATCAGGGGCCGTCATTTATCTACCGCGTCGAGACCGAAGGCGGCGACACCGTGCAGTGTCTCCACGGCCATACGGAGGTGTTCGACGTCGGCGAGACGGTTCGGGTCGATCTCGTCGCGAACCACCCGCTGGTGTGGTATCCTCACGAGTAA
- a CDS encoding asparagine synthase-related protein, which yields MVGISGAFGEAAGSCDVETVPPTIDGGEVTDRYRERGVTISSAFHAGMATDQPVEAADGGLVWVWGEVYSVTDGAGARTTVDPAESARVCARQYSEHGLEFISRLDGEFVGCIYDADAGTVSFFLDRLGARPLYYWSGEDGFAFSTSVQTVPLVPEFEPRFDERYLAEYLYCRRTLGTKTPVEGIEQLPPATVLTYDLESKTTEQHRYWEPRYRPVDEPLSYFTRELADRFERAVADRTSDDREHGVLLSGGSDSRAVLAAADEPPTAFHLGDGWNREARIAKRAADAAGAAFRLLNRGPDYHATLLERAAPIQEFVGPFHTGHALGFAEEIDAEVDTLLTGLYSDDLFGSWSVPQATLRLPFGVQFWLPFERLPSTTADFVANQVAAGPTRKPAFLESKPLEDVLAENVRSRNGRVDYHGVDYESVEQLSLSSTLYPITNGIGFDLYSALQIAPTRNPFLDRRLVDLALSMPLKYRLRHDPLHRAMAKFDSSLAELPHASSRLPIEYPKAAHVLGARVTNQLDKLGRSNSYRTDGPWQDRDEVVRTDDFVGRSLEANEAVGRRLPGIDMDAARETYRRHRAGEIDAAEELYRLVTVLEMPLTERVVGE from the coding sequence ATGGTCGGGATCTCTGGCGCGTTCGGCGAGGCCGCCGGCAGTTGCGACGTCGAGACGGTTCCGCCGACGATCGACGGCGGCGAAGTCACGGATCGCTACCGCGAGCGAGGCGTGACCATCAGCTCGGCGTTTCACGCTGGCATGGCGACGGACCAGCCCGTCGAGGCCGCAGACGGCGGGCTCGTGTGGGTCTGGGGAGAAGTCTACAGCGTCACCGACGGTGCCGGCGCTCGGACGACGGTCGACCCAGCCGAGTCCGCGCGTGTCTGTGCGAGGCAGTATTCGGAACACGGTCTCGAGTTCATCAGCCGACTCGACGGGGAGTTCGTCGGCTGTATATACGACGCTGACGCCGGTACCGTCTCGTTCTTTCTCGACCGACTCGGCGCGCGGCCGCTTTACTACTGGAGTGGGGAAGATGGGTTCGCCTTCTCGACGAGCGTCCAGACGGTCCCGCTGGTTCCGGAATTCGAGCCGCGATTCGACGAGCGGTACCTGGCCGAGTATCTCTACTGTCGGCGGACGCTCGGGACGAAAACGCCGGTCGAGGGGATCGAACAGCTCCCGCCGGCGACGGTGCTGACCTACGATCTCGAGTCGAAGACGACCGAGCAACACCGCTACTGGGAGCCGCGATACCGGCCGGTGGACGAACCCCTCTCGTATTTCACGCGGGAACTGGCCGACCGGTTCGAACGGGCGGTCGCCGACCGGACGAGCGACGATCGCGAGCATGGCGTCTTGCTGAGCGGCGGCAGCGACTCTCGTGCGGTGCTCGCCGCCGCGGACGAGCCGCCGACGGCCTTTCATCTGGGAGACGGGTGGAATCGAGAGGCGCGGATCGCAAAGCGAGCGGCCGACGCCGCGGGAGCGGCGTTTCGCCTCCTGAACCGCGGCCCGGACTATCACGCGACGCTGTTAGAGCGCGCGGCGCCGATCCAGGAGTTCGTCGGCCCGTTTCACACCGGGCACGCGCTCGGGTTCGCCGAGGAGATCGACGCGGAGGTCGATACGCTGCTGACGGGCCTGTACAGCGACGACCTCTTCGGCTCGTGGAGCGTCCCGCAAGCGACGCTCCGACTGCCCTTCGGCGTGCAGTTCTGGCTCCCGTTCGAGCGGCTGCCGTCGACGACGGCCGACTTCGTGGCAAACCAGGTGGCCGCGGGACCGACGCGAAAGCCGGCGTTTCTCGAGTCGAAGCCGCTGGAGGACGTTCTGGCCGAGAACGTCCGCTCTCGGAACGGCCGCGTCGACTATCACGGCGTCGACTACGAGTCGGTCGAACAGCTGAGTCTGAGTTCGACGCTGTACCCGATCACCAACGGGATCGGCTTCGACCTCTACAGCGCCCTCCAGATCGCGCCGACGCGGAACCCGTTCCTGGACCGGCGGCTGGTCGATCTGGCGCTCTCGATGCCGCTGAAGTACCGGCTGCGCCACGACCCGCTCCACCGGGCGATGGCGAAATTCGATAGCTCGCTCGCGGAACTCCCCCACGCCTCGAGCCGGCTCCCGATCGAGTACCCGAAGGCGGCACACGTCCTCGGCGCTCGCGTGACGAATCAGCTCGACAAACTCGGCCGGTCGAACTCCTACCGGACGGACGGCCCGTGGCAGGACCGCGACGAAGTCGTCAGAACCGACGATTTCGTGGGCCGAAGCCTCGAGGCGAACGAAGCCGTCGGCCGTCGGCTCCCCGGCATCGACATGGACGCAGCCCGCGAGACGTATCGCCGCCATCGCGCGGGTGAGATCGACGCTGCGGAGGAACTGTACCGGCTCGTCACCGTGCTCGAGATGCCGCTGACGGAGCGAGTCGTCGGTGAGTGA